One window of Candidatus Hydrogenedentota bacterium genomic DNA carries:
- a CDS encoding VOC family protein, whose translation MHRLDHVALRVADLDASIAFYTEKIGLRLMFRELDPEHHEAFAFLELDGGNLELLQMLDEKNRPLPFSPPSPAPPYCPHAALGVDDLDAVLEKARRDGLALLKGPLEIPGKVRWLYLADPDQNVLEFVQWL comes from the coding sequence ATGCACCGTCTTGATCACGTGGCCCTGCGGGTGGCCGACCTGGACGCGTCCATCGCGTTCTACACGGAGAAAATCGGCCTGCGGCTCATGTTCCGCGAACTGGACCCGGAACACCACGAGGCCTTCGCCTTTCTCGAACTCGACGGGGGCAACCTCGAACTTCTCCAGATGCTCGACGAGAAAAACCGGCCTCTGCCCTTCTCCCCGCCTTCCCCGGCGCCGCCCTACTGTCCCCATGCGGCCCTCGGTGTGGACGATTTGGACGCCGTGCTGGAGAAGGCGCGGCGCGACGGCCTTGCCCTGCTCAAGGGCCCCCTCGAAATCCCCGGCAAAGTCCGCTGGCTCTACCTCGCCGACCCCGACCAAAACGTCCTGGAATTCGTCCAGTGGCTCTGA
- a CDS encoding phosphoribosylformylglycinamidine synthase subunit PurQ has protein sequence MPAKAIVLTGFGINCDNETHRALERAGAEVRRMHLNDIIADPAALDQFHILAIPGGFSFGDHVASGKILANRLRYKLGGPIGKFVRDGKLAVGICNGFQVMVKMGFLPLFDGEFKQEVTLAWNDTCRFENRWVKLRVDPATKCVWLRGIETLDVPVRHGEGKFIPAGDAVLQRLRDNGQVALRYVRPDGSPAAGEFPFNPNGAADDIAGICDPSGRIFGLMPHPEAFQDRTNHPDWTRRDDLPEEGHGLKVFRNAIAFVENNLL, from the coding sequence ATGCCGGCAAAAGCGATTGTCCTTACTGGTTTCGGGATTAACTGCGACAATGAGACCCACCGCGCCCTTGAGCGCGCGGGCGCCGAGGTGCGCCGCATGCACCTCAACGACATTATCGCCGACCCTGCGGCGCTGGACCAGTTCCACATTCTGGCCATCCCCGGCGGATTCTCCTTCGGCGACCATGTCGCCTCCGGAAAAATCCTGGCAAACCGGCTGCGCTACAAACTCGGCGGGCCCATCGGCAAATTCGTCCGGGACGGAAAACTCGCCGTCGGCATCTGCAACGGCTTCCAGGTCATGGTGAAAATGGGCTTCCTGCCGCTCTTCGACGGCGAGTTCAAGCAGGAAGTGACCCTGGCCTGGAACGACACCTGCCGCTTCGAGAACCGCTGGGTGAAACTGCGCGTGGACCCGGCCACCAAATGCGTCTGGCTCAGGGGCATCGAGACCCTTGACGTGCCCGTGCGGCACGGCGAGGGCAAGTTCATCCCGGCGGGCGACGCGGTCCTGCAAAGACTGCGGGACAACGGGCAGGTGGCCCTGCGCTATGTCCGCCCGGACGGCAGCCCGGCGGCGGGCGAGTTCCCCTTCAACCCGAACGGCGCGGCGGACGACATTGCGGGCATCTGCGACCCCTCGGGGCGCATTTTCGGGCTCATGCCCCATCCCGAGGCCTTCCAGGACCGCACCAACCACCCCGACTGGACCCGGCGCGACGACCTCCCCGAGGAGGGCCACGGCCTGAAGGTCTTCCGCAACGCCATCGCCTTTGTGGAAAACAATCTGCTCTGA
- a CDS encoding phosphoribosylformylglycinamidine synthase, with product MPANRIEVAMKSGRPDPAGVALCARLREDLGIQVADARVVDVYVLLGDFSPEELEKVRADLFTDPIIQESAVNRSLSKGYDCLIEVGFLPGVTDNVGRSAREGVQDTLGRPLAADDAVFKSTLYALRGVDRAAAERIAVKALANELIEQYVVKTAEEMAALDGKPLLALPIVTERSEVTVREISLDVDDDALTALSRDMMLALDLAEMKVIQGHYRSAETRAARKELGLPENPTDIELECLAQTWSEHCKHKIFSAAIEFTDENGETRVIDGLFKSYIKAATDAVSKRVDWLVSVFEDNAGIIRFDDTHNFALKAETHNSPSALDPYGGAMTGIVGVNRDVLGAGLGCQCIFNTDVFCFASPSFDGEIPARLLHPRRVLRGVHSGVRDGGNQSGIPDINGAIVFHERFLGKPLVFCGTGGLIPATVAGQASHEKAARPGDLIVMTGGRIGKDGIHGATFSSEELHEGSPATAVQIGDPITQKKMADFLLEARDLGLFSCITDDGAGGLSSSVGEMARVPGGAEIHLDRAPLKYAGLAPWEIFLSEAQERMTLAVPPDKMDAFMDLAARREVEASVLGTFTDSGRLDCWFEGKLAGSLCMEFLHGGLPRMRLKAELAPAPAAPEIEVKSTDLTGDLKRVLGALNVCSKESFVRMYDHEVLGQSVLKQFQGEAHDGPGDAGVIRPVAGSKRGIAVSCGIAPKYADLDARSMMACAVDEAVRNLVAVGAKMGTIAGLDNFCWPDPVQSEKTPDGAHKLAQLVLACETLYDLCVAYDIPLISGKDSMKNDYKIGDTKISIPPTVLFTAAAVIGDVTRLVSMDAKRAGDGVYVLGDTLDELGGSEYLNLLGVPGGAAPQVNPLSARKLYERLHLAIMAGLVASCHDCSDGGLGVALAETAFSGGLGMDLDLSHIGVDNGAVALFSESQSRFVVTVPRGKAAEFEAAMAGSPVHPLGRTTAEPVLRVLCADGGQVEADIMELKAAWKKPLAW from the coding sequence ATGCCGGCAAATAGAATAGAAGTCGCGATGAAGTCGGGCCGTCCGGACCCGGCGGGCGTGGCCCTCTGCGCGCGCCTGCGCGAGGACCTGGGCATCCAGGTGGCCGACGCCCGCGTGGTGGATGTCTACGTCCTCCTCGGGGATTTCTCCCCGGAGGAGCTGGAAAAAGTCCGGGCCGACCTCTTCACGGACCCCATCATCCAGGAGTCCGCCGTAAACCGGTCGCTCTCGAAGGGCTATGACTGCCTCATTGAGGTGGGCTTCCTCCCCGGCGTCACGGACAATGTGGGCCGCAGCGCCCGCGAGGGCGTCCAGGACACCCTGGGCCGGCCTCTTGCGGCGGACGACGCGGTCTTCAAGTCCACCCTCTACGCCCTGCGCGGCGTGGACCGCGCCGCGGCGGAGCGCATCGCCGTGAAGGCCCTGGCAAACGAGCTCATCGAGCAGTATGTGGTGAAAACGGCGGAGGAGATGGCCGCGCTGGACGGGAAGCCCCTGCTGGCCCTGCCGATTGTCACCGAGCGCAGCGAGGTGACGGTGCGCGAAATCAGCCTGGATGTGGACGACGACGCGCTGACGGCCCTGAGCCGCGACATGATGCTGGCCCTGGATCTGGCCGAGATGAAGGTGATCCAGGGGCATTACCGGAGCGCGGAGACCCGGGCCGCCCGCAAGGAACTGGGCCTGCCGGAGAACCCGACGGACATCGAACTCGAATGCCTGGCCCAGACCTGGTCCGAGCACTGCAAACACAAGATTTTCAGCGCCGCCATTGAGTTCACCGACGAGAACGGCGAGACCCGCGTGATTGACGGCCTTTTCAAGTCCTACATCAAGGCCGCCACGGACGCCGTCTCGAAACGGGTGGACTGGCTGGTCTCGGTCTTCGAGGACAACGCGGGCATCATCCGCTTCGACGACACGCACAACTTCGCCCTCAAGGCCGAAACCCACAACAGCCCCTCCGCGCTCGACCCCTACGGCGGCGCCATGACGGGCATCGTGGGCGTGAACCGGGACGTGCTGGGCGCGGGCCTCGGCTGCCAGTGCATCTTCAACACGGACGTGTTCTGCTTCGCCTCCCCGTCCTTTGACGGCGAGATTCCCGCGCGCCTGCTGCACCCCCGCCGCGTCCTGCGCGGCGTACACAGCGGCGTGCGCGACGGCGGCAACCAGAGCGGCATCCCGGACATCAACGGCGCCATCGTCTTTCACGAGCGCTTTCTGGGCAAGCCGCTGGTCTTCTGCGGCACCGGCGGCCTGATTCCGGCCACCGTGGCGGGACAGGCCAGCCACGAGAAGGCCGCCCGCCCCGGCGACCTCATCGTCATGACGGGCGGACGCATCGGCAAGGACGGCATCCACGGCGCGACCTTCTCCTCCGAGGAGCTGCACGAGGGATCGCCCGCCACGGCCGTGCAGATTGGCGACCCCATCACCCAGAAAAAAATGGCGGACTTCCTCCTCGAGGCCCGCGACCTCGGCCTCTTCTCCTGCATCACCGACGACGGCGCGGGCGGGCTCTCCTCCAGCGTCGGCGAGATGGCGCGGGTGCCCGGCGGCGCCGAAATCCATCTGGACCGCGCCCCCCTCAAATATGCCGGGCTGGCCCCCTGGGAAATCTTCCTCTCCGAGGCCCAGGAGCGCATGACCCTCGCCGTGCCCCCGGACAAGATGGACGCCTTCATGGACCTTGCGGCGCGCCGCGAGGTCGAGGCGAGCGTGCTGGGCACCTTCACGGACTCCGGGCGGCTGGACTGCTGGTTCGAGGGAAAACTTGCCGGCTCGCTCTGCATGGAGTTCCTCCACGGGGGCCTGCCGCGGATGCGCCTGAAGGCGGAGCTGGCCCCCGCGCCGGCGGCGCCGGAAATCGAGGTCAAATCCACCGACCTGACGGGGGACCTGAAGCGGGTGCTGGGCGCGCTCAACGTGTGCAGCAAGGAAAGCTTCGTCCGCATGTACGACCACGAGGTCCTGGGGCAGAGCGTACTGAAGCAGTTCCAGGGGGAGGCCCACGACGGGCCCGGCGACGCCGGGGTCATCCGCCCCGTGGCCGGGTCAAAGCGCGGCATCGCGGTCTCCTGCGGCATCGCCCCGAAATACGCGGACCTCGACGCGCGCAGCATGATGGCCTGCGCCGTGGACGAGGCCGTGCGCAACCTGGTGGCCGTGGGCGCGAAGATGGGAACCATCGCCGGCCTCGACAACTTCTGCTGGCCCGACCCGGTCCAGAGCGAGAAGACCCCCGACGGCGCCCACAAGCTGGCCCAGTTGGTGCTGGCCTGCGAGACGCTCTACGATCTCTGCGTCGCCTATGACATCCCGCTCATCAGCGGGAAGGACAGCATGAAGAACGACTACAAAATCGGCGACACCAAAATCTCCATCCCGCCGACGGTCCTCTTCACCGCCGCCGCCGTCATCGGGGATGTCACCCGCCTTGTCTCCATGGACGCCAAGCGCGCGGGCGACGGGGTCTATGTCCTCGGCGACACCCTGGATGAACTGGGCGGAAGCGAGTACCTCAACCTGCTGGGCGTTCCCGGCGGCGCCGCGCCGCAGGTCAACCCCCTGTCGGCCCGGAAACTCTACGAGCGCCTGCACCTGGCCATCATGGCCGGGCTGGTGGCCTCCTGCCACGACTGCTCCGACGGCGGACTGGGCGTCGCCCTCGCCGAGACCGCCTTCTCCGGCGGGCTGGGCATGGACCTCGACCTCTCCCACATCGGCGTGGACAACGGCGCGGTCGCCCTGTTTAGCGAGTCCCAGAGCCGCTTCGTCGTCACTGTCCCGCGCGGAAAGGCCGCCGAGTTCGAGGCGGCCATGGCCGGAAGCCCCGTGCACCCCCTGGGCCGCACCACGGCGGAGCCGGTCCTGCGCGTCCTCTGCGCCGACGGCGGCCAGGTTGAGGCGGACATCATGGAACTGAAAGCCGCCTGGAAAAAGCCTCTGGCGTGGTAG